A region of the Exiguobacterium aurantiacum DSM 6208 genome:
CAACCGCGTCAGTTTCGGCGTCCAGACGTTCGATGACGGCGGACTCGAGCGGATCGGGCGGACACACCGGGCCGACGACGTGTTCGCGACCGTGACAGAGGCCGCGAAGCGATTCGACAACATCTCGATCGACTTGATGTTCGGGTTGCCGGAACAGACGCTCGAGCAAATCGAGCGCGACCTCGACTTGGCGTTCCAGCTCCCGATTCAACACGTGTCTTCCTATTCGCTCATTCTCGAACCACATACCGTGTTCGCGATTCAAGAGCGAAAAGGGAAGTTGCGTCTTCCGGGTGAGGATATCGAAGTCGCGATGTATTTGAAAGTGATGGAGACGCTCGAACGGCGAGGCTTGAAACAATATGAGATTTCAAACTATAGCCTCGAAGGACGGGAGAGCCGGCATAACCAAGTGTACTGGCGCAATGAAGAGTATTATGGCTTCGGTGCCGGTGCGCACAGTTATTTGAACGGGGAACGGCGCGCGAACATCGCCCCGATTCCGCACTATATCAAGGCGGAAGGGTTGCCGGTTCGCAATACGACGAAACTCGAGACGGTCGAAAAGATGGAAGAAGAGCTATTCCTCGGCCTCCGCATGCGCTCAGGTGTCTCGTTTGAAACGTTCGAGTCGAAGTATGGCGTGTCGATGCGTTCGGCGTTCGGCCACGTTCTCGATGATCTCGTGGCAAAACGGCTGATTGAACTGACGGACACGCACGTCCGTTTGACGGAGTCGGGTTTACCGCTCGCCAACGAGGCGTTCGCCGCGTTCATCGGCGAGGCCCGCGTCGATGCGGACACGGTGAAATAAAGGCAAAACGTATACAAAAAAGGGAATCCGCAACGGATTCCCTTTCTATATTATAAGACGAGATCGCGATAGATCGGCATGAGCCGGCTGTACGTATCCTCGATGAGAGCGAGAAACGCCGCCTCGTTTTGAAGGATAGAGGCATCGGCCGGTAGTTGACGACCGATCAAGAAGTCGGCTTTCTTCACGTCTTTGAACCGCGCCGTCATCGTCTCGACCGCTTCATCAGACATGTCTTCGAGCAAGAACGCGTCTTTTTTCATATGGTCGCCGGAGATATGGAAGTCCGGAAACTGAGACTTCAAGTCGAGCGACATGAGCCGTTCGCCGATCGCTTCTTTGTTCGGCATCTCATAGATGAAAGCGAGCCAGACAAAGACCCGGTCGTCAAACAGGCCGACTTGGAAGTGAGGATGTTTCTTGTAGCCACGTTTATCGTGGCAGATGGCCATCCACGTGTCTTTAGGCGGATTGACGGTCCGGCGCGCATGTTTGGCGACGTGTAAATAAAGGGGGATGCCGACATCTGCCTCGAGCTGGGGACCGACTTCTTCATAAATTTGATGGAAGAGCGGCTGAATGTTCGAACGGATGCCTTCCATGCGGGCATCAAGTCCATCTTTTGTGAATACGTCGAATTGTTGTGTTGTAAACATATAATCACCTCAATTTGTATCATACCGAATCTGCTGAAAACATGCATAGGCGACGACTTCGTGGCAGCTTAGAAAATGAGACGAATGAATTGACAAATAGTGAGAACGTGATAATATTTGAAGTGTGATTAGCACTCGTTAAATATGAGTGCTAATAAAGCGAGGCCTATCTTTCAGAGAGGAGTGAAGATGTGCTGACAGAGAGACAGTTGCTCATTTTACGAGCTATCATTGATGACTATATCCAGACGGCGCAACCGGTCGGCTCCCGCACGTTGTCGAAACGGGATGACCTGTCATTCAGTTCGGCGACGATCCGGAACGATATGGCCGATCTCGAGGACATGGGTTTGATTGAAAAACCCCACACCTCGGCCGGACGGATCCCATCCGAGGTGGGGTATCGTTACTACGTCGACCATCTCGTCGAAACGAAGATCATCGACGAGCGCGAGACGTATCGTCTCGGGGAACATCTGCGGGCGTCCGCACAAGAGTCCGAAGTGCTCATCCGTCAAGCCGCCGACCTACTCTCTGATTTGACCAACTATACGACCGTCGCCCTCGGCCCGAACAGCCAGATGAACCGGTTGGCACGAATCGATTTGATGCCGCTCGATGAACGGCGTGGCGTCGTCTTGATCGTCACGGACCAAGGGCATGTCGAACACCGGACGGTCGTCTTTGAATCGCCGATGGCGCCGGAGATGGTCGAAGAGACGATTCGTTTCTTAAACGATCGTCTTAAAGGGACACCGCTCGGTCAACTGAAGTCCCGGATTGGTGAAGAAGTATCGAAACTTCGACTCGCACATCAAGAACAGTATGAGAACATGATGCAGCTCATCCAATCGACTGCCGGGCTGCATCATCCGAGCTCGCTCTACTTGGGCGGGAAGAAAAACATCTTCAATCAACCGGAGTTTCAATCGCTCGATACGCTCCGTCCGTTCCTCGAATGGATCGATGAACAGGAGCGCTTGACCGATTGGCTCGAATCGTTGCCAAATCGCGAGATTTATGTGAGCATTGGGAGCGAGAACGGTATCGTCGCGCTTCAAAATTGCAGCGTCATCACCTCTGACTACACGCTCGACGGGAAGACGTTCGGAACGATCGCCATGATCGGACCGACGCGGATGGACTATCGGCACGGGGTGCAGATGATGGGGCAGCTCATCGAGGCGCTCAGGCGAACGAAACTAGAAGAGTGACGGAAAGGAGCCTCAACATGACAGCAGACAACCAAAACGGTCCGGACAAGGACGAAGTGCTCGAGGAAAAAGATTTCGAGCCGAAGCAAGAACCGACGACAGACGTCGAATCAGACGAGGTTTCAAATGCTCAGAATGTGGAAGAAAGTTCTGAGGGGACTGATTTACAAAAAGAGATCGAAGTGCTCAAAGCGAGTGAACTTCGCATTCGCGCCGATTTTGACAACTTCCGCCGCCGGACGAACGAAGAGAACGCAAAACGCGTCAAGTTCGCCTCGCAAGCGGTCGTTGAAAAATTGATTCCGCTCATCGATAACTTCGAGCGTGCGCTCCAAGTCGAAGCGAACTCGGACGACGCCAAGCAAATCCAGGCGGGCGTCGATATGATCCATCGACAGTTGCTCGATGTGTTGAACGGTGAGAGCGTCGAAGCGATCGAAGCGGTCGGTCAACCGTTCGACCCGAACTTCCACCAAGCGGTCATGCAAGAGCCGAGCGATGAGTTCGAGTCAGGCATCGTGACGATGGAACTTCAAAAAGGATACACGATGCACGGGCGTGTCATTCGTCCGAGCATGGTAAAAGTCGCAGAATAACATTACTTAACTAGATGGAGGAATCGACAATGGGTAAAATTATCGGAATTGACTTAGGGACAACAAACTCATGCGTGGCAGTTATGGAAGGTGGCGAAGCGGTCGTCATCTCGAACGCGGAAGGGAACCGTACGACACCTTCTGTCGTCGCCTTCAAAGGGGAAGAGCGTCAAGTCGGGGAAGTCGCAAAACGTCAAGCGATCACGAACCCGAACACGATCCAATCGATCAAGCGTCATATGGGTACGTCGCATACAGTAGAAGTTGAGGGCAAGAAGTTCACGCCGCAAGAGATTTCAGCCATCATCTTGCAAAAACTCAAAAAAGACGCTGAAGACTACCTCGGTGAGTCAGTGACGGAAGCGGTCATCACAGTTCCTGCTTACTTCAACGATGCTGAGCGTCAAGCGACAAAAGATGCAGGGAAGATCGCTGGCCTCGACGTCAAGCGGATCATCAACGAGCCGACAGCTGCCGCACTCGCATACGGGCTTGATAAAGGCGAAGATCACACGATCTTGATCTATGACCTTGGCGGCGGTACGTTCGATGTATCGATCCTCGAACTCGGTGATGGTGTCTTTGAAGTAGTCGCGACAGCGGGTGACAACCGTCTCGGTGGGGACGACTTCGACCAAAAAGTCATCGACTACCTCGTCCAAGAGTTCAAAAAAGAGAACGGCATCGACCTCGCCCAAGACAAGATGGCGCTTCAACGCTTGAAAGACGCAGCTGAGAAAGCGAAAAAAGACCTTTCAGGCGTGACGAGTGCACATATCAGCCTCCCGTTCATCACGGCCGGAGCAGCTGGTCCGCTTCACTTGGAAACGACACTCACACGTGCGAAGTTTGACGAGTTGACAGCTGACCTCGTCGAGCGCACGATGGAGCCGACACGCCGCGCGTTGAAAGATTCAGGTCTCACACCGTCTGACCTCGACAAGATCATCCTCGTCGGTGGCTCGACACGTATTCCTGCGGTCCAAAAAGCGATTCACGATTTCACGAAGAAAGAGCCGTTCAAAGGTGTCAACCCGGATGAAGTCGTTGCCCTCGGTGCTGCGATTCAAGGTGGCGTCCTTGCCGGTGACGTGAAAGACGTCGTTCTTCTCGATGTCACACCGCTCTCACTCGGTATCGAGACGATGGGTGGCGTCATGACGAAGTTGATCGACCGTAACACGACGATCCCGACATCGAAATCACAAGTCTTCTCGACAGCGGCTGACAACCAACCGGCTGTTGACATCCACGTCCTCCAAGGGGAACGTCCGATGGCACCAGATAACAAGACACTCGGTCGCTTCCAGTTGACGGACATCCCGCCGGCACAACGTGGCGTCCCACAAATCGAAGTCAAGTTCGACATCGATGCGAACGGAATCGTTCACGTGTCGGCGAAAGACCTTGGCACGAACAAAGAACAGTCGATCACGATCCAATCGTCGTCAGGTATCGACGAGTCTGAAATCGAGCGCATGGTAAAAGAAGCCGAGGCGAACGCCGAAGCCGATAAACAGCGTAAAGAAGAAGCTGAACTCCGCAACGAGACGGACCAACTCGTCTTCGCGACAGACAAAGCGATCAAAGATCTCGGCGAGCAAGTCGACGCCGCGGATAAAGACAAAGCGGAAGCTGCAAAAGAAAAAGCGAAATCAGCACTTGAAGGAACGGATCTTGAAGCCATTCGTTCGGCAAAAGACGAATTGGCGACTGTCGTTCAAGAGTTGACACAAAAAGTGTATGCGAAAATGGCCGAAGAGCAAGGTGCTGAAGGCGCCGAAGCCCAAACAGAAGCGAAAGACGACAATGTCGTGGACGCCGAGTTTGAAGACCTCGACGATCGTAAATAATAAAACCGATAGGAGGGTGCCAAAGCAGGTTTCTGCTTTGGCTCTTTCTATGTTAAGGTAGAGTCGGTAAAAATTGAACTTTATGTACAAGAATAGGAGAGAGTGAAGTGGCGAAACGAGATTATTATGAAGTGCTTGGCCTAGATAAATCGGCCTCGGCGCAAGACATTAAACGAGCGTATCGTAAGCTCGCGCGTGAATATCACCCGGACATCAACCAAGAGCCGGATGCGGCCGATAAGTTTAAAGAACTCGGCGAGGCGTATGAAGTGTTATCCGATGAACAAAAACGGGCCCAATACGACCGATTCGGCTTTGAAGGGGCAAGCCAGTTCGGCGGCGGTGACTTCCAAGGCGGGTTCGGCGATATCTTTGACATGTTCTTCGGTGGCGGCGGACGTCGTCAAGACCCGAACGCGCCGCGACGCGGTGAAGACTATCAATACGTCGTCGATCTCGACTTCATGGAAAGTGTCACTGGGAAGACGGAGACGATCGAACTCGAGATCGAAGTCGAATGTGACACGTGTATGGGCAGCGGGGCCAAACCGGGAACGAAACCGGAGACGTGTGGACGTTGTGGCGGCAGCGGTGTCGAGACGGTCGAGCAGAACACGATTCTCGGACGGATGGTCAACCAACGCCCATGTAGCCAATGTCACGGCACCGGGAAGACGATCAAAGAGAAATGTTCGACATGTCACGGCTCAGGCCATGTGAAGAAAACGCAACGCGTCGAAGTGAAAATTCCAGCCGGGATTGACAACGGTCAACAAATCCGGATGTCTGGAAAAGGAGGCCCTGGTTTCAACGGTGGACCGGCGGGAGACTTGTACGTCGTCGTCCGTGTCCGCGGTCACGAAATCTTTGAACGGGTCGACCAACACATCGCGATGGAGATGCCGGTCACGTTCACCCAAGCGGCGCTCGGTGCTGAAATCGAAGTTCCGACCGTACACGGTAAAGTCAGCTTGAAAGTTCCTGCCGGCACGCAGACCGGATCGAAATTCCGGTTGCGCGGCAAAGGGATGCCGAGTGTCCGAGGCGGTGGGCACGGGGATCAATACGTCACAATCGTCATCATGACACCGACAAACATGACCGATCGTCAAAAAGAACTGCTCCGCGAGTTCGAAGAGATTAGCGGAGAAGCAGGCGTCGAAGAACAACACGGGTTGTTCCAAAAGATGAAAAAGTTTTTTAGTCACTAAAAGGAGCGTGTGAAGCGATGAAATGGTCTGAAATTTGTGTCCACACGACACAACAGGCAGTCGAAGCCGTATCAAACTTATTACATGAAGTGGGGGCGCAAGGGGTCGTCATCGAGGACGTGGAAGACTACGACCAGATGATGGCCGAAGACCATTTCGGAGAGATTTGGGACGTTTCTGGACGTGACTCGTACCCGACGTCAGGTGTGTACGTGAAAGCGTACGTCCCGACGTCGAGTGATTTCCAAGACACGCTTGCCGCCTTTAAAAAAGAAGTCGACCGTCTCCGGGACGTGCTCGACGTCGGCACCGGTGACGTGACGGTGGCCGAGATGGACGAGGAGGACTGGGCCCATTCGTGGAAACAGTACTACAAACCGGTCAAAATCTCGCAACAGCTCACGATCGTCCCGTTATGGGAAGACTACGTGCCGCAACCGGAAGAAAACGTGATTTTACTCGATCCTGGGATGGCTTTCGGGACGGGGACGCATCCGACGACGATGTTGTGCATTCAAGCAATCGAGAACTACATCCAACCGAATGATCGCTTGATCGATGTCGGGACGGGATCGGGTGTACTCGCCATCGCGGCGGCGAAACTCGGGGCAAATCATGTCGAGGCGCTCGATTTAGATGCCGTCGCCGTCGAGTCGGCACGACAAAACGTCGAGACGAACGGTGTCGGCGACGTCGTCAACGTCAAGACCGGTGATTTGCTGAAAGGGATGACGGGTGAGTATGATCTCGTCGTCGCCAATATTTTGGCCGACGTCATCATGCTCTTCATCGATGACGCGTATGCGCGCGTCAAACCGGGCGGCTATTTCATCACATCGGGTATTATCGGACAAAAACGGGCGGAAGTGACCGAGGCGTTGAAAGCGGCCGGGTTCATGATCGAAGAGACACGGGTCATGGAAGATTGGGTTGCCATCATCGCGAAAAAGGGGTGAGGGCATGCAACGATACTTTCTAAACCGTGACGCGTTCGCGCATGACCTCGTCGCACTGCCAGCGGACGTCGCCCATCATATCGGCACGGTGCTTCGGGAAAGCCCAGGCTATCAACTTGTGCTCTTGGATGGGACCGGATATGAATACGTGGCCGAGGTGGTGACGCTCGATAAGAAATCGGGGACGGCGCGTGTGATTGAGAAGCGGCGGGCGACGACCGAACTGCCGATCGACGTGACGCTTGCTTACGCGCTCCCGAAAGGCGACAAAGTCGAACTCGTCGCGCAAAAAGCGACCGAACTCGGTTTGCATCACTTGCTGCTCTTCGAGTCGAAGCGCTCTGTCGCGAAGTGGGACGCGAAAAAAGCACCGAAGAAAGTCGAACGCCTTCAAAAGATCATGCAGGAGGCGGCCGAACAATCGTACCGCGCCGTCGTCCCGACGTGTTCTTATATCAGCTCACGAGAGTTGTCAGGACAGCTCAAGGCATATGATGCCGTTGTGCTCGCCTATGAGGAATCGGCGAAAGACGGTGAACAGTCGTCATTTGCCACAATCCTGCAGACACTAAAACCCGAGGCGCGTCTTCTTGTCATCGTCGGTCCCGAAGGCGGATTCGACGTGGACGAAGTGGCCGGATGGATAGAACAAGGTGGAGTCGCATGTGCGTTCGGTCCCCGAATCCTTCGCTCGGAGACGGCGCCGCTCTATGCGCTCGCTGCCATCTCCTATGCGCTCGAATTGACGTGAAACAGCTCTTGCCGCGTGCGGCAAGAGCTGTTTTTTTATTTCTTCGTCAAGGTGATCGTCTCTTTCGTGACGTTCCCCGCGAGGTCGACCGCCTCGAACGTGAACGTGTTTTCGCCAGAAACGACAGGCAACGTGAGAGTCTCGGTCCGTGAGAATGGACGCATCTCATACGGCGCCTTAAGTGCTTGGCTGAACTTCAAATCTCCGTTGACGAGAAGTTTCACTTCGTCAAAGTTGTCTTTCACCGTCACGTCTAAGCGGACGGTCTGTTGATTTTTATTAATATTTTTAGGAAGCTTCCCGAACGAGATCGTCGCCGGTGTCGCATCGACGAAGATCGTCCGTTGGAAATTGGCGACGTTGCCGGCCGCGTCCTCCGCGACGAAACGCAGTTTATGGACACCGTCGACAAACGTCCGCGTCGTGTTGAAGTCGTAACGCTTCGTCGATTCGTTGAACGTGAGCGGGACATCAATGCCGTCGACTTGGAACGACTGGATGGCCGATGCGTCTTGGATCGATCCTGAGATCGGGATGACCGAAGTCGCATACGGTGCGAGCGCGAGCGGCGCGGTCAAGAAAACTCCAGGTTTCTCCGCGTCTGTCGAATAAGCGACCGCTTTCGTCGTACTGTTACCGGCGTGGTCGGTGACGCGCACGCTGACGTTATCCGTCTCGCTAAGTGAGGCGAACGTGTGCGACGCCGAGGCGTTCATCGACGTGGCGACCGCTTTGCCGTTGACGAGATACTCGACCGAGCGTACGCCGGCGAAGTCGTCTTTTGCTTGGACGGCCAAACTGTCTTGAAGCCATTTCGCTGTGAACGTCGGATCCGTGTAGTCGACTTTGACTGGGAAGCGAAGTTTTTGTACCTCTTTTTTCATGTAATCGATGCTTGCTTCGATCTCATAGAAGTACTTTCCGGCCGGAGCTGGTTTCCCGTTCAACTGACCGTCCCACTTGTAGTCGGCTGAATAGTAGTACGGTGTGTTGCGTCCGCCGTCGAAGTAGTTTTTGCGTAACTCATCGTCTTGACGGAGCGTACGGACGACGTTGCCAGCTTCGTCGACGATGCGATATTTGACATCTTTGGCGTTTCGGAGCAACGAGAACACCGGTGTGGCTGCGTCTTTCACTCCATCACCGTCCGGAGAGAAGGCGATCGAATCGAAGTTCAATGAATTATCGAGGTTCACGCCTAGGTAATTCCCAGTCTGATCAACCATTCCTGCCGTTTCGTAGAACGATCCCGACTCATACACCGATGCATCGAAGATCGGTGCTTTGCCCCAGTCGCCTTCGAATCCGACGAATGGCACGACGAGGTCCGGGTTGCCTTCTGATCCTTTCGAATCGGTCAAGCGGACGAAGCCGTCGACGAAGTAGCCGTTCTCGAACACGTCTTTCGCTGCCACGAGGCCGCTCAACGTTTTCGGGTTCAACACTTGTGCTTTCGAGACATCGACAGCGACTTTGATTTCTGTCTTTTGCTTCGGTTTTAGCTTCACAGCGTTCACACGTTTACCATTGATCGTCACTGTCGCGTTTTGAAGCGGCTGGGCTTCCATCGCGTTTTGAATGACACCTGCCGTGCGCTCGATTGCGAGGTCAGTCTGGAGTGACGACGACACGTCGTACGAGACGGCTTCGTTCGACAAGTTCTCGACGACAAGCGTGAACGTCGCTTTACTGCGGTTCAATTCTTTCAGTGCGACTTTCGCTTCTTTCGACGTTTTCTCGTAAGCGACGGCCGGAGTCGAGACGGCGGCATGCAATTGCATCAAGCCGGCTCCACCGCGACGTGGCGTGTACGGGATGTTTTGTTTCAATTGTTGGTTGTACGGACCGATGTCGGTCACGGCTTTCGACGTGTTGATTAACAAGTTCTTCGCCATCGTGACCCGGTCGACGCCGTCGAGAACAAACTGTTCGTCGACACGTTGAAGGACGAGGGCGGCTCCGCCTGCGACGTGAGGGGCTGCCATCGACGTCCCGCTCATGAGCCCGTATTGGTTATCGTTGAGCGTCGAGAAAATCTGACCGCCCGGAGCCGAGATTTCAGGTTTGAAGTCAAGGTTTGGCGTCACGCCCCACGATGTGAAGTTCGATAAGGCGCCGGCCGCGCGGTTGGCGACGCTAATACGGTCCCCGTTGAACCCGATGCGCATCTGTTCGCCAGCGACGAGACGGTCGCGTAACTCGTTACCGTCTTTAATGCTGAGGGAGGCCATCGGAATTTTTGGGTTGGCGAGCGCCATGCTGACGTAGTCACCATGACCGACCGCGCCTCGCACGATAACTCCGGCCGCGCCTTGCGCTTCGGCCGTCAGTTGGATGTTCGAGTAGAAGTAGGCACCGTCGCGAACAGCAACGACAATCTTCCCTTTGACGTCTTTGCCGACGTATTGGCTAGGCTGACCGTCGCCGACGTAGACGATATCATATTCGCCGTTTGAAAATGCAGGTCCGTCTTGTTTCTTCCAACCGATTTTCTCGGTCTTCTCGCCTGAACGGACCGAGAAGGCGTCGAGTTGGATTTGGTCGTTCTCGAGAGAGGCGACCGATGTCGAGGCGGAGCTGACACTCGGGGCACCGACGACGCCCGTGTCCGGGTTATTGGCGTAAGGCAAGTCGTAGCCGTTTCCGAAGTAGGCCGAGTTTCCTGCCGAGATCGACATGAACACACCGTTGTCGACTGCGCGCTGGACGGCTTGTTGTTCTGGCGAATCCGCACTGACGAACCCTGCCGTCGAACCGAGGCTCATGTTGATGACGTCGGCACCAAGTTTGATGGCATCGTCGATCGCTTTAATATAGATGTCCCCGTAAGTCGAAGCGTAGTTCGGGTCATTACTGAACACTTTAAGACCGAGTACTTGTGCTTCCGGCGCCACACCTTTCAAGCCACCGGTCGCTTCATCCCCGTTCGCGGCGACCGTGCCGGAGACGTGCATCCCGTGCATCGAGGCGCCCGGTGAATCGTCGCGGATGTCATCGTTCTCATCGTAGTAGTTGTAGGCGTATGGAACTTTATCGTTTATGTAGGCACCTGCCAAACCGAAGTCGGTAACAGCGGACGCTACTTCTGATTCGGATAGCTCTGCTTTTGAGCGGTCGCTCAATCGGAAGTCGCGGTGGTCCGCGTCGACGCCTGTGTCGATGACGGCGACAATCGTTCCTTCACCCGTATAACCGTAGTCGCCCCATGTTTGTTGCGATTGGACCATGCCGTTGCTCGTCACCATGTCAGGCTTCACTTCCGGACGCTCATATTCGTTGACGAGGTGGATGGCGGCAACTTCAGGTAACGCCTCGACTTTTTGAATGTCTGACGTCGTCATGAACGTACTGAAGCCGTTGAACACGGTCGTGAATTCTTCGATCGGCTCAGCTTTCACACCTTTTTTTGAAATCGCATCTTTCGCTTTCTTTTGTTCCGCTTTGACGAGACCGTGGGCCCGGTCTTTCTCTGTTTTCGTGAGGGCGTTAAACTTCTTTCCTTTTTGTTTCGCTTGCTCGATGGCAGGGGCGCCGATGAGCTCGACGACGACGCGTACTTTTTCATGCTTGTCCGTGACTTCGATACTTTGTTTCACAGATGGTTTCGCGAGTACAGGTTCAGCACCGAGACCGAGTAGGCCTGGCGTCAACGCGAGGCACGTCGCGAGGGATACGTTTACGTAAAACTTAGGTTGTGGCAAAATGATGTCCTCCAATCAATTTTTAAATGATTTAATCCATTTGTGGAAAATCATAGCGGAATAACGATGATAAATCCTGTATTTTTTAAACGATAGGGTAATGAATTTGAACAAATTAAAAAATTCTGACAATTACTTTTGACCTACCTCTCCAACGGCGAGGTAGGTCTTTTTTCATTTAGTGTGAAAAAAACTAAAAATTCATCTCATTCAAAAACAATTCACTTGAGATTTTTTTGGAAAGTTGGTATTGTCGGTGTATAGAATTCATATAAAACATATCAACATAGTCGGAATAAAAAGGATGAGGTGAATCGATGGGGCTTCAGTTCATGGAAATCTTCAAAGAATGGGCGTCGCAGTACGATGAGACAGTGAGCGGGCACGACGAACAATATAAAGAAGTGTTCGCCGGATATGACACGATGCTTGACGAGGTCGTTGAGCAGTTAGAAGGGCGCGTCATGGAGTTTGGCGTCGGGACGGGTAATTTGAGTGCCCGTATTCTAAAACAGCACGAGTTGATCGCGATCGAGCCTTCTGATGAGATGCGGGAGGTAGCGGTTCAAAAGCTCGGGATTGAAGTGGAGACAGGCGACTTCTTGAACTACCCGGCCGAGCAACGCGTTGATTCGATTGTATCGTCCTACGCGTTCCACCATTTGACGGACGACGAAAAACGTCAGGCAATCGAGAGTTACGTCAACGACCTCGATTCCCCTCGCTTCGTCCTGCTCGACACAATGTTCGCGTCTGTCGAGGCACGAACGGAAATCATCGATTGGGCCGTATCGCAAGGTTTCACTGACTTGGTAGAAGATTTGAATCGCGAGTATTATCCGTACACAGACACGATCCGCTCGATTTTAGAAGACAACGGATACGCTGTGCAGATGGAACAGAAAAACAAATTCGTTTGGCTCGTCGTAGCCACGAAACAATCAGGAGGAACGCAATCATGAAAAGTTATAAAGTCGAAAGCTTTAACTTAGACCATACAAAAGTACAAGCGCCTTACGTCCGTTTAGCCGGAGTGAAGAAAGGAACGGCCGATACGATTTATAAATATGACATCCGCTTCATTCAACCGAACGAGGGGCTCATGCCGATGCGGGCCGTCCACTCGCTCG
Encoded here:
- the dnaJ gene encoding molecular chaperone DnaJ, translated to MAKRDYYEVLGLDKSASAQDIKRAYRKLAREYHPDINQEPDAADKFKELGEAYEVLSDEQKRAQYDRFGFEGASQFGGGDFQGGFGDIFDMFFGGGGRRQDPNAPRRGEDYQYVVDLDFMESVTGKTETIELEIEVECDTCMGSGAKPGTKPETCGRCGGSGVETVEQNTILGRMVNQRPCSQCHGTGKTIKEKCSTCHGSGHVKKTQRVEVKIPAGIDNGQQIRMSGKGGPGFNGGPAGDLYVVVRVRGHEIFERVDQHIAMEMPVTFTQAALGAEIEVPTVHGKVSLKVPAGTQTGSKFRLRGKGMPSVRGGGHGDQYVTIVIMTPTNMTDRQKELLREFEEISGEAGVEEQHGLFQKMKKFFSH
- the hemW gene encoding radical SAM family heme chaperone HemW, whose translation is MAKAVYLHIPFCEHICYYCDFNKVFLKNQPVDDYLDALEREIELSLVQYPTDTIETIFIGGGTPTALNEAQMKRLMDMVERHLLPLASPNLEYSVEANPNFVSAEKLDTMKQGGVNRVSFGVQTFDDGGLERIGRTHRADDVFATVTEAAKRFDNISIDLMFGLPEQTLEQIERDLDLAFQLPIQHVSSYSLILEPHTVFAIQERKGKLRLPGEDIEVAMYLKVMETLERRGLKQYEISNYSLEGRESRHNQVYWRNEEYYGFGAGAHSYLNGERRANIAPIPHYIKAEGLPVRNTTKLETVEKMEEELFLGLRMRSGVSFETFESKYGVSMRSAFGHVLDDLVAKRLIELTDTHVRLTESGLPLANEAFAAFIGEARVDADTVK
- a CDS encoding 16S rRNA (uracil(1498)-N(3))-methyltransferase, whose amino-acid sequence is MQRYFLNRDAFAHDLVALPADVAHHIGTVLRESPGYQLVLLDGTGYEYVAEVVTLDKKSGTARVIEKRRATTELPIDVTLAYALPKGDKVELVAQKATELGLHHLLLFESKRSVAKWDAKKAPKKVERLQKIMQEAAEQSYRAVVPTCSYISSRELSGQLKAYDAVVLAYEESAKDGEQSSFATILQTLKPEARLLVIVGPEGGFDVDEVAGWIEQGGVACAFGPRILRSETAPLYALAAISYALELT
- the dnaK gene encoding molecular chaperone DnaK — protein: MGKIIGIDLGTTNSCVAVMEGGEAVVISNAEGNRTTPSVVAFKGEERQVGEVAKRQAITNPNTIQSIKRHMGTSHTVEVEGKKFTPQEISAIILQKLKKDAEDYLGESVTEAVITVPAYFNDAERQATKDAGKIAGLDVKRIINEPTAAALAYGLDKGEDHTILIYDLGGGTFDVSILELGDGVFEVVATAGDNRLGGDDFDQKVIDYLVQEFKKENGIDLAQDKMALQRLKDAAEKAKKDLSGVTSAHISLPFITAGAAGPLHLETTLTRAKFDELTADLVERTMEPTRRALKDSGLTPSDLDKIILVGGSTRIPAVQKAIHDFTKKEPFKGVNPDEVVALGAAIQGGVLAGDVKDVVLLDVTPLSLGIETMGGVMTKLIDRNTTIPTSKSQVFSTAADNQPAVDIHVLQGERPMAPDNKTLGRFQLTDIPPAQRGVPQIEVKFDIDANGIVHVSAKDLGTNKEQSITIQSSSGIDESEIERMVKEAEANAEADKQRKEEAELRNETDQLVFATDKAIKDLGEQVDAADKDKAEAAKEKAKSALEGTDLEAIRSAKDELATVVQELTQKVYAKMAEEQGAEGAEAQTEAKDDNVVDAEFEDLDDRK
- the grpE gene encoding nucleotide exchange factor GrpE, encoding MTADNQNGPDKDEVLEEKDFEPKQEPTTDVESDEVSNAQNVEESSEGTDLQKEIEVLKASELRIRADFDNFRRRTNEENAKRVKFASQAVVEKLIPLIDNFERALQVEANSDDAKQIQAGVDMIHRQLLDVLNGESVEAIEAVGQPFDPNFHQAVMQEPSDEFESGIVTMELQKGYTMHGRVIRPSMVKVAE
- the hrcA gene encoding heat-inducible transcriptional repressor HrcA yields the protein MLTERQLLILRAIIDDYIQTAQPVGSRTLSKRDDLSFSSATIRNDMADLEDMGLIEKPHTSAGRIPSEVGYRYYVDHLVETKIIDERETYRLGEHLRASAQESEVLIRQAADLLSDLTNYTTVALGPNSQMNRLARIDLMPLDERRGVVLIVTDQGHVEHRTVVFESPMAPEMVEETIRFLNDRLKGTPLGQLKSRIGEEVSKLRLAHQEQYENMMQLIQSTAGLHHPSSLYLGGKKNIFNQPEFQSLDTLRPFLEWIDEQERLTDWLESLPNREIYVSIGSENGIVALQNCSVITSDYTLDGKTFGTIAMIGPTRMDYRHGVQMMGQLIEALRRTKLEE
- the prmA gene encoding 50S ribosomal protein L11 methyltransferase produces the protein MKWSEICVHTTQQAVEAVSNLLHEVGAQGVVIEDVEDYDQMMAEDHFGEIWDVSGRDSYPTSGVYVKAYVPTSSDFQDTLAAFKKEVDRLRDVLDVGTGDVTVAEMDEEDWAHSWKQYYKPVKISQQLTIVPLWEDYVPQPEENVILLDPGMAFGTGTHPTTMLCIQAIENYIQPNDRLIDVGTGSGVLAIAAAKLGANHVEALDLDAVAVESARQNVETNGVGDVVNVKTGDLLKGMTGEYDLVVANILADVIMLFIDDAYARVKPGGYFITSGIIGQKRAEVTEALKAAGFMIEETRVMEDWVAIIAKKG
- a CDS encoding DUF1054 domain-containing protein, with amino-acid sequence MFTTQQFDVFTKDGLDARMEGIRSNIQPLFHQIYEEVGPQLEADVGIPLYLHVAKHARRTVNPPKDTWMAICHDKRGYKKHPHFQVGLFDDRVFVWLAFIYEMPNKEAIGERLMSLDLKSQFPDFHISGDHMKKDAFLLEDMSDEAVETMTARFKDVKKADFLIGRQLPADASILQNEAAFLALIEDTYSRLMPIYRDLVL